The following are encoded together in the Tribolium castaneum strain GA2 chromosome 3, icTriCast1.1, whole genome shotgun sequence genome:
- the atl gene encoding atlastin isoform X2: MSDIRQRKHDQKRGSSVEDVIDPPPVNMKPHAVPVVLANNDHTFSLDEEALRKVLLRDEVKDRYVVVISVAGAFRHGKSFLLDFFLRYLNSKYVLKQNTSEWLGSDDAPLEGFSWKGGSERDTTGILMWSDVFLTELLTGEKVAVVLLDTQGTWDSKSTVRECATIFALSTMLSSVQIYNLSSNIQEDDLQHLQLFTEYGRLALADSGKTPFQRLQFLVRDWRFPYEAPYGAVGGQQILKKRLEVNENSHPELESLRKHIKSLFTEIACFLMPHPGIKVATSPTFDGRLGEIDPEFKENLKILVPMLLAPENLVLKRINGQKVKARDLIQYFKSYMAIYKGNELPEPKSMLVATAEANNLSAVADAKETYVTLMEEVCGGNKPYLNTATMESEHRKVKDKAIHQFQSKRKMGGDEFSEKYKEQLEKDLEETFAQFKAHNESKNIFKAARTPAVFFALAVFCYISSGLFALFGAYTIANIFNTMMAVSFLTLAMWAYVRYSGEFREIGLHIDEMANLIWENHAYFRKRKERKLYETRRTSLRRERYAANGCRSS; the protein is encoded by the exons ATGTCTGACATAAGGCAACGTAAACACGATCAGAAACGGGGATCTTCTGTAGAAG ATGTTATTGATCCTCCTCCAGTAAATATGAAGCCACATGCTGTCCCAGTTGTCCTCGCCAACAATGATCACACCTTCTCTCTGGACGAAGAAGCCCTGAGAAAGGTGCTCCTAAGGGATGAAGTCAAGGACAGGTACGTCGTTGTCATTTCAGTGGCGGGGGCTTTCCGTCACGGCAAATCATTCCTGCTCGACTTCTTCCTGAGGTACTTGAACTCAAAG TACGTACTTAAGCAAAACACGTCAGAGTGGCTGGGCAGCGATGACGCCCCCTTGGAGGGCTTCTCCTGGAAGGGGGGCTCAGAGCGGGACACCACTGGGATCCTCATGTGGTCTGATGTTTTTCTAACCGAGTTGCTCACAGGAGAAAAG GTTGCTGTAGTTCTGTTAGATACACAAGGAACTTGGGATAGTAAAAGCACTGTCCGGGAATGTGCCACAATTTTCGCATTAAGTACAATGCTGAGCTCAGTTCAAATCTATAATCTATCAAGTAATATCCAGGAGGATGATTTGCAACATTTGCAG CTATTTACAGAATATGGGCGATTAGCTTTAGCAGACTCAGGGAAAACACCATTCCAAAGACTACAGTTTCTCGTGAGAGATTGGCGGTTTCCCTACGAGGCTCCCTATGGGGCTGTCGGTGGTCAACAAATACTTAAGAAGAGGTTGGAAGTTAACGAAAACTCTCATCCAGAGCTTGAATCTCTCAGGAAACACATCAAGTCACTATTTACTGAAATTGCATGCTTTTTAATGCCTCATCCCGGCATTAAGGTAGCTACAAGTCCCACATTTGACGGCAGGCTAGGAG AAATTGATCCCGAGTTCAAGGAGAATCTGAAAATCCTGGTGCCAATGCTTCTGGCGCCGGAAAACTTGGTGTTGAAACGGATCAACGGCCAGAAAGTCAAAGCCAGGGATTTGATCCAATATTTCAAGTCATACATGGCCATTTACAAGGGAAATGAGTTGCCAGAACCAAAGTCTATGCTTGTT GCCACTGCGGAGGCCAATAATTTGTCGGCCGTTGCCGATGCAAAAGAGACCTATGTTACCTTGATGGAAGAGGTTTGTGGCGGAAACAAACCTTACTTGAATACGGCGACGATGGAATCGGAACATCGCAAAGTCAAAGATAAGGCGATCCACCAGTTTCAAAGCAAACGGAAGATGGGAGGGGATGAGTTTAGTGAAAAGTACAAAGAACAGcttgaaaaa GATTTGGAGGAAACTTTCGCTCAGTTCAAAGCACATAATGAAAgtaaaaatatctttaaagCTGCGCGAACTCCTGCCGTGTTCTTCGCTTTAGCCGTGTTTTGTTACATCTCGTCCGGACTTTTTGCACTGTTTGGTGCTTACACAATCGCCAATATCTTCAATACTATGATGGCTGTCTCGTTTCTCACTTTGGCCATGTGGGCCTACGTCAG GTATAGTGGAGAGTTCCGAGAGATTGGCTTACATATCGACGAAATGGCCAACCTAATATGGGAAAAC CATGCCTATTTTAGAAAgagaaaagaaagaaaac tctATGAAACCCGTCGTACAAGCTTACGTCGAGAACGGTATGCAGCAAATGGCTGCCGAAGTAGCTGA
- the atl gene encoding atlastin isoform X1: MSDIRQRKHDQKRGSSVEDVIDPPPVNMKPHAVPVVLANNDHTFSLDEEALRKVLLRDEVKDRYVVVISVAGAFRHGKSFLLDFFLRYLNSKYVLKQNTSEWLGSDDAPLEGFSWKGGSERDTTGILMWSDVFLTELLTGEKVAVVLLDTQGTWDSKSTVRECATIFALSTMLSSVQIYNLSSNIQEDDLQHLQLFTEYGRLALADSGKTPFQRLQFLVRDWRFPYEAPYGAVGGQQILKKRLEVNENSHPELESLRKHIKSLFTEIACFLMPHPGIKVATSPTFDGRLGEIDPEFKENLKILVPMLLAPENLVLKRINGQKVKARDLIQYFKSYMAIYKGNELPEPKSMLVATAEANNLSAVADAKETYVTLMEEVCGGNKPYLNTATMESEHRKVKDKAIHQFQSKRKMGGDEFSEKYKEQLEKDLEETFAQFKAHNESKNIFKAARTPAVFFALAVFCYISSGLFALFGAYTIANIFNTMMAVSFLTLAMWAYVRYSGEFREIGLHIDEMANLIWENSMKPVVQAYVENGMQQMAAEVAERTVLNATNITTNGKKQA, from the exons ATGTCTGACATAAGGCAACGTAAACACGATCAGAAACGGGGATCTTCTGTAGAAG ATGTTATTGATCCTCCTCCAGTAAATATGAAGCCACATGCTGTCCCAGTTGTCCTCGCCAACAATGATCACACCTTCTCTCTGGACGAAGAAGCCCTGAGAAAGGTGCTCCTAAGGGATGAAGTCAAGGACAGGTACGTCGTTGTCATTTCAGTGGCGGGGGCTTTCCGTCACGGCAAATCATTCCTGCTCGACTTCTTCCTGAGGTACTTGAACTCAAAG TACGTACTTAAGCAAAACACGTCAGAGTGGCTGGGCAGCGATGACGCCCCCTTGGAGGGCTTCTCCTGGAAGGGGGGCTCAGAGCGGGACACCACTGGGATCCTCATGTGGTCTGATGTTTTTCTAACCGAGTTGCTCACAGGAGAAAAG GTTGCTGTAGTTCTGTTAGATACACAAGGAACTTGGGATAGTAAAAGCACTGTCCGGGAATGTGCCACAATTTTCGCATTAAGTACAATGCTGAGCTCAGTTCAAATCTATAATCTATCAAGTAATATCCAGGAGGATGATTTGCAACATTTGCAG CTATTTACAGAATATGGGCGATTAGCTTTAGCAGACTCAGGGAAAACACCATTCCAAAGACTACAGTTTCTCGTGAGAGATTGGCGGTTTCCCTACGAGGCTCCCTATGGGGCTGTCGGTGGTCAACAAATACTTAAGAAGAGGTTGGAAGTTAACGAAAACTCTCATCCAGAGCTTGAATCTCTCAGGAAACACATCAAGTCACTATTTACTGAAATTGCATGCTTTTTAATGCCTCATCCCGGCATTAAGGTAGCTACAAGTCCCACATTTGACGGCAGGCTAGGAG AAATTGATCCCGAGTTCAAGGAGAATCTGAAAATCCTGGTGCCAATGCTTCTGGCGCCGGAAAACTTGGTGTTGAAACGGATCAACGGCCAGAAAGTCAAAGCCAGGGATTTGATCCAATATTTCAAGTCATACATGGCCATTTACAAGGGAAATGAGTTGCCAGAACCAAAGTCTATGCTTGTT GCCACTGCGGAGGCCAATAATTTGTCGGCCGTTGCCGATGCAAAAGAGACCTATGTTACCTTGATGGAAGAGGTTTGTGGCGGAAACAAACCTTACTTGAATACGGCGACGATGGAATCGGAACATCGCAAAGTCAAAGATAAGGCGATCCACCAGTTTCAAAGCAAACGGAAGATGGGAGGGGATGAGTTTAGTGAAAAGTACAAAGAACAGcttgaaaaa GATTTGGAGGAAACTTTCGCTCAGTTCAAAGCACATAATGAAAgtaaaaatatctttaaagCTGCGCGAACTCCTGCCGTGTTCTTCGCTTTAGCCGTGTTTTGTTACATCTCGTCCGGACTTTTTGCACTGTTTGGTGCTTACACAATCGCCAATATCTTCAATACTATGATGGCTGTCTCGTTTCTCACTTTGGCCATGTGGGCCTACGTCAG GTATAGTGGAGAGTTCCGAGAGATTGGCTTACATATCGACGAAATGGCCAACCTAATATGGGAAAAC tctATGAAACCCGTCGTACAAGCTTACGTCGAGAACGGTATGCAGCAAATGGCTGCCGAAGTAGCTGAAAGAACTGTCCTAAATGCAACTAATATCACAACCAACGGCAAGAAACAGGCGTGA
- the Max gene encoding protein max isoform X2: MSDDDRDIDVESDEGDDSDSRQPTPSRQSTGSQYYSQAEKRAHHNALERKRRDHIKDSFSSLRDSVPALNGEKASRAQILKKAAEYIVFMRKKNHSHQQDIEDLKRQNSLLEAQIAVTVRTLEKAKSTGSFGGESSDGKDSNYNETESDTSDLEGSVQPRRPKKQKIGSYH, encoded by the exons ATGAGCGATGACGATCGGGATATTGACGTCGAAAGCGAT GAAGGTGACGATTCGGATTCCCGGCAGCCAACCCCCAGCAGACAATCCACTGGAAGCCAGTATTACTCACAG GCTGAGAAGCGGGCGCACCACAACGCGCTGGAAAGGAAACGGCGAGACCACATAAAAGACAGTTTTAGCAGTTTGCGAGACTCTGTTCCTGCTCTCAACGGCGAAAAA GCCAGTCGAGcgcaaattttgaagaaagctGCAGAATATATAGTATTCATGAGGAAAAAGAACCATTCCCATCAGCAGGATATTGAAGATCTCAAGAGGCAAAACAGTCTTCTGGAAGCGCAGA ttgcAGTTACAGTTCGTACCTTGGAAAAGGCCAAAAGCACGGGTTCTTTTGGAGGGGAATCTTCCGACGGTAAAGATTCAAATTACAATGAAACCGAATCGGATACTTCAGACTTGGAAGGGTCTGTTCAACCCAGAAGGccaaagaaacaaaaaattggatcTTACCACTAG
- the Max gene encoding protein max isoform X4: MSDDDRDIDVESDEGDDSDSRQPTPSRQSTGSQYYSQAEKRAHHNALERKRRDHIKDSFSSLRDSVPALNGEKASRAQILKKAAEYIVFMRKKNHSHQQDIEDLKRQNSLLEAQIRTLEKAKSTGSFGGESSDGKDSNYNETESDTSDLEGSVQPRRPKKQKIGSYH, translated from the exons ATGAGCGATGACGATCGGGATATTGACGTCGAAAGCGAT GAAGGTGACGATTCGGATTCCCGGCAGCCAACCCCCAGCAGACAATCCACTGGAAGCCAGTATTACTCACAG GCTGAGAAGCGGGCGCACCACAACGCGCTGGAAAGGAAACGGCGAGACCACATAAAAGACAGTTTTAGCAGTTTGCGAGACTCTGTTCCTGCTCTCAACGGCGAAAAA GCCAGTCGAGcgcaaattttgaagaaagctGCAGAATATATAGTATTCATGAGGAAAAAGAACCATTCCCATCAGCAGGATATTGAAGATCTCAAGAGGCAAAACAGTCTTCTGGAAGCGCAGA TTCGTACCTTGGAAAAGGCCAAAAGCACGGGTTCTTTTGGAGGGGAATCTTCCGACGGTAAAGATTCAAATTACAATGAAACCGAATCGGATACTTCAGACTTGGAAGGGTCTGTTCAACCCAGAAGGccaaagaaacaaaaaattggatcTTACCACTAG
- the Max gene encoding protein max isoform X1: MSDDDRDIDVESDEGDDSDSRQPTPSRQSTGSQYYSQAEKRAHHNALERKRRDHIKDSFSSLRDSVPALNGEKVASRAQILKKAAEYIVFMRKKNHSHQQDIEDLKRQNSLLEAQIAVTVRTLEKAKSTGSFGGESSDGKDSNYNETESDTSDLEGSVQPRRPKKQKIGSYH; this comes from the exons ATGAGCGATGACGATCGGGATATTGACGTCGAAAGCGAT GAAGGTGACGATTCGGATTCCCGGCAGCCAACCCCCAGCAGACAATCCACTGGAAGCCAGTATTACTCACAG GCTGAGAAGCGGGCGCACCACAACGCGCTGGAAAGGAAACGGCGAGACCACATAAAAGACAGTTTTAGCAGTTTGCGAGACTCTGTTCCTGCTCTCAACGGCGAAAAAGTG GCCAGTCGAGcgcaaattttgaagaaagctGCAGAATATATAGTATTCATGAGGAAAAAGAACCATTCCCATCAGCAGGATATTGAAGATCTCAAGAGGCAAAACAGTCTTCTGGAAGCGCAGA ttgcAGTTACAGTTCGTACCTTGGAAAAGGCCAAAAGCACGGGTTCTTTTGGAGGGGAATCTTCCGACGGTAAAGATTCAAATTACAATGAAACCGAATCGGATACTTCAGACTTGGAAGGGTCTGTTCAACCCAGAAGGccaaagaaacaaaaaattggatcTTACCACTAG
- the Max gene encoding protein max isoform X3: MSDDDRDIDVESDEGDDSDSRQPTPSRQSTGSQYYSQAEKRAHHNALERKRRDHIKDSFSSLRDSVPALNGEKVASRAQILKKAAEYIVFMRKKNHSHQQDIEDLKRQNSLLEAQIRTLEKAKSTGSFGGESSDGKDSNYNETESDTSDLEGSVQPRRPKKQKIGSYH; this comes from the exons ATGAGCGATGACGATCGGGATATTGACGTCGAAAGCGAT GAAGGTGACGATTCGGATTCCCGGCAGCCAACCCCCAGCAGACAATCCACTGGAAGCCAGTATTACTCACAG GCTGAGAAGCGGGCGCACCACAACGCGCTGGAAAGGAAACGGCGAGACCACATAAAAGACAGTTTTAGCAGTTTGCGAGACTCTGTTCCTGCTCTCAACGGCGAAAAAGTG GCCAGTCGAGcgcaaattttgaagaaagctGCAGAATATATAGTATTCATGAGGAAAAAGAACCATTCCCATCAGCAGGATATTGAAGATCTCAAGAGGCAAAACAGTCTTCTGGAAGCGCAGA TTCGTACCTTGGAAAAGGCCAAAAGCACGGGTTCTTTTGGAGGGGAATCTTCCGACGGTAAAGATTCAAATTACAATGAAACCGAATCGGATACTTCAGACTTGGAAGGGTCTGTTCAACCCAGAAGGccaaagaaacaaaaaattggatcTTACCACTAG
- the LOC664272 gene encoding 3'-5' ssDNA/RNA exonuclease TatD isoform X2: MATNEENQNSTNKKTMEQCYENYILVDVGANLTNKKYSRDLESVIQRARDSGVQKIMVTGTSGKSSKEALRLTRIYPGTLYSTAGIHPHDAKSYTDESWNELKLVASNPECVAVGECGLDYNRNFSEPSEQRQVFRKHIELAIEINKPLFVHERDAHEDLLEILDQYKGQLPPVLVHCFTGTAEQALTYLSRGFYIGLTGYLCKDKSDVGVRKLLVDGSIPLDRLLVETDAPFMYPNTRASKLPLHVKDGLTERALAHCGGVRKYNLYEGLLKRWFIIKPLLSTSLYPRKCTGKK, encoded by the exons ATGGCAACTAACgaagaaaatcaaaattcgACAAACAAGAAAACCATGGAACAATGTTACGAAAATTACATTCTGGTGGATGTTGGCGCAAATTTAACCAATAAAAAGTACAGCAGGGACCTGGAATCGGTCATTCAAAGGGCACGGGACTCAG GTGTCCAAAAAATCATGGTCACAGGCACCTCTGGCAAGTCAAGCAAAGAAGCGCTAAGATTGACCAGAATCTATCCTGGCACTTTATATTCGACTGCAG GAATACACCCCCATGACGCAAAATCATACACTGACGAATCTTGGAACGAACTGAAACTAGTTGCCTCAAACCCCGAATGTGTGGCCGTGGGCGAGTGCGGCCTGGACTACAATCGAAATTTCTCAGAGCCAAGTGAACAGAGAcaagtttttcgaaaacat ATcgaattagcgattgaaattaataaaccgTTATTTGTGCACGAACGAGACGCTCATGAAGATTTATTAGAGATTTTGGATCAGTACAAAGGTCAATTACCTCCCGTTCTGGTGCACTGTTTCACAGGGACGGCCGAACAAGCGCTGACATATCTTTCAAGAGGCTTTTACATAGGATTAACAG GCTACTTGTGTAAAGATAAATCTGATGTTGGCGTTCGTAAATTATTGGTAGATGGGTCTATACCATTGGACAGACTCCTAGTGGAGACAGATGCCCCGTTTATGTACCCAAACACACGAGCTTCAAAACTACCTCTTCATGTCAAAGATGGTCTAACCGAAAG AGCTCTTGCACATTGTGGTGGTGTCCGAAAATATAATCTGTATGAGGGCCTATTGAAACGTTGGTTTATTATTAAACCCCTATTGTCCACTTCACTATATCCACGCAAGTGCACTGGCAAAAAGTAA
- the LOC664272 gene encoding 3'-5' ssDNA/RNA exonuclease TatD isoform X1: MATNEENQNSTNKKTMEQCYENYILVDVGANLTNKKYSRDLESVIQRARDSGVQKIMVTGTSGKSSKEALRLTRIYPGTLYSTAGIHPHDAKSYTDESWNELKLVASNPECVAVGECGLDYNRNFSEPSEQRQVFRKHIELAIEINKPLFVHERDAHEDLLEILDQYKGQLPPVLVHCFTGTAEQALTYLSRGFYIGLTGYLCKDKSDVGVRKLLVDGSIPLDRLLVETDAPFMYPNTRASKLPLHVKDGLTERSLTFLHRYCTFQRNEPCSLPAIVEMIAAFMNKKPEDVALATSFNALKLFGLSQ, translated from the exons ATGGCAACTAACgaagaaaatcaaaattcgACAAACAAGAAAACCATGGAACAATGTTACGAAAATTACATTCTGGTGGATGTTGGCGCAAATTTAACCAATAAAAAGTACAGCAGGGACCTGGAATCGGTCATTCAAAGGGCACGGGACTCAG GTGTCCAAAAAATCATGGTCACAGGCACCTCTGGCAAGTCAAGCAAAGAAGCGCTAAGATTGACCAGAATCTATCCTGGCACTTTATATTCGACTGCAG GAATACACCCCCATGACGCAAAATCATACACTGACGAATCTTGGAACGAACTGAAACTAGTTGCCTCAAACCCCGAATGTGTGGCCGTGGGCGAGTGCGGCCTGGACTACAATCGAAATTTCTCAGAGCCAAGTGAACAGAGAcaagtttttcgaaaacat ATcgaattagcgattgaaattaataaaccgTTATTTGTGCACGAACGAGACGCTCATGAAGATTTATTAGAGATTTTGGATCAGTACAAAGGTCAATTACCTCCCGTTCTGGTGCACTGTTTCACAGGGACGGCCGAACAAGCGCTGACATATCTTTCAAGAGGCTTTTACATAGGATTAACAG GCTACTTGTGTAAAGATAAATCTGATGTTGGCGTTCGTAAATTATTGGTAGATGGGTCTATACCATTGGACAGACTCCTAGTGGAGACAGATGCCCCGTTTATGTACCCAAACACACGAGCTTCAAAACTACCTCTTCATGTCAAAGATGGTCTAACCGAAAG atCATTAACCTTCCTTCATCGATATTGTACCTTCCAAAGGAACGAACCCTGCTCTTTGCCAGCGATCGTCGAGATGATTGCGGCTTTTATGAATAAGAAACCGGAGGACGTGGCCTTAGCTACGTCTTTTAATGCCTTGAAACTTTTCGGATTGTCTCAATGA